Proteins encoded by one window of Perca fluviatilis chromosome 13, GENO_Pfluv_1.0, whole genome shotgun sequence:
- the LOC120570829 gene encoding uncharacterized protein LOC120570829, translating into MKVVSSLASLLRYWTVRRLDLTEVCVPAQGLIPLLLHDGPLTIKLSEKVLQPLLSLLHEIQDEALTCSFLRKVGGELTSCSLNWELLHYLLLQSSAHTITVNMRKSRFLQESVSRLLPFLDRVVFKRPSPSFVLTAIREIYKARASPIIASLLRSLDDVINLTCREMDLEDFAALLFTLRHSDRVKLNLTWTFIPAGEIKSILFMLDKVSHLSVDRNQLLRLVHCCAASEAQQGAAAGLLRTVQHRLDLSCCSSVELDPQSDSLSLTDEDCRAVSTILTHSSRDTQLILQDCELEDSGLDLLFPVLHRVRLRASKAVLLRLVSLVPVNSERESVRRAVSLHTALDGQLDLSHSTLDHRACEALALMLDFSEELTELDLSNCGLTDQLLLTLSAHLHKVQVLDLSHNNITDASTDMLLRLSINTSTDTVRLFGNNIVDRTSFKEDKRFEIW; encoded by the exons ATGAAGGTTGTCAGTAGTTTGGCTTCCCTGCTGAGATACTGGACAGTCAGACGGTTAGACCTGACGGAGGTCTGTGTTCCTGCTCAGGGTCTCATTCCTCTGCTGCTTCATGATGGTCCTCTAACAATCAA ACTGAGTGAGAAGGTTTTGCAGCCGCTACTCTCCCTCCTCCATGAAATCCAGGATGAGGCCTTGACCTGTTCCTTCTTGAGGAAGGTTGGTGGAGAGCTGACGTCCTGCTCTCTGAACTGGGAGCTCCTTCACTATCTGCTGCTGCAGTCCTCAGCTCACACCATCACTGTGAACATGAGGAAGAGCCGCTTCTTACAGGAGAGCGTCTCGCGTCTGCTTCCCTTTCTGGACAGGGTTGTGTTCAAAAG ACCCAGTCCCAGCTTTGTGTTGACCGCCATCAGAGAGATCTATAAAGCTCGAGCCAGTCCCATTATAGCCAGTTTACTGAGGTCATTGGATGATGTCATCAACCTGACCTGCAGAGAGATGGACTTGGAGGACTTTGCTGCTCTGCTCTTCACCCTCAGACACAGTGACCGAGTTAAACTGAACCTTACGTGGACCTTTATACCAGCAGGGGAAATAAAGTCCATCCTCTTTATGCTGGACAAAGTCTCTCATCTCAG TGTTGACAGGAATCAGCTGCTGAGGTTGGTCCACTGCTGCGCTGCCTCTGAGGcccagcagggggcagcagcCGGCCTGCTCAGGACTGTGCAGCACCGGCTGGATCTGTCCTGCTGCTCCAGTGTGGAGCTGGACCCTCAGAGTGACTCTCTCAGTCTGACTGATGAGGACTGCAGGGCCGTCTCCACCATCCTGACTCAcagcagcagagacacacagcTCATCCTGCAGGACTGTGAGCTGGAGGACAGCGGCCTGGACCTGCTGTTTCCTGTCTTGCACAGAGTCCGTCTCAG AGCCAGTAAAGCTGTCCTCCTCCGGCTGGTCTCCCTGGTTCCTGTGAACAGTGAGAGGGAGTCAGTGAGACGGGCAGTGTCCCTCCATACAGCCCTGGATGGACAGCTTGACCTCAGTCACAGCACACTGGATCATAGGGCCTGTGAAGCTCTGGCCCTAATGCTGGACTTCAGTGAAGAGCTGacagagctggacctgagtaactgTGGACTCACTGACCAGCTGCTGCTCACACTCAGCGCACATCTGCACAAAGTACAAGTCTTGGA TCTGAGTCACAATAACATCACTGATGCTTCAACTGACATGTTACTCCGGCTGTCCATCAACACCTCCACTGACACCGTGCG ACTCTTCGGGAACAACATTGTGGACAGAACCTCCTTTAAGGAAGACAAGCGGTTTGAGATCTGGTGA